A single window of Ovis canadensis isolate MfBH-ARS-UI-01 breed Bighorn chromosome 17, ARS-UI_OviCan_v2, whole genome shotgun sequence DNA harbors:
- the IGLL5 gene encoding immunoglobulin lambda-like polypeptide 5, whose translation MRPRPGQGAREAPRGQRGVPRQPWPLILLGLAVGAHGLLPPTAAPQSTAPRMEAPAGKSPWSLWGRFPLRPDPWGTGPKCWPGVWSEASLPWYAFGSGTEVTISGRPKSAPSVTLFPPSTEELSTNTATLVCLISDFYPGNVTVAWKADGTPITRGVVTSQASKQSNSKYAASSYLTLTGSEWNPKSSYSCEVTHEGSTVTKTVKPSECS comes from the exons ATGaggcccaggccaggccagggggCCCGTGAGGCCCCCAGGGGTCAGCGCGGTGTCCCCAGGCAGCCCTGGCCTCTCATCCTGCTGGGCCTGGCAGTGGGCGCCCACGGCCTGCTGCCCCCGACGGCGGCGCCTCAGAGCACGGCCCCCCGCATGGAGGCCCCGGCAGGAAAGAGCCCGTGGAGCCTGTGGGGCAG GTTCCCACTCCGGCCCGACCCCTGGGGGACAGGCCCCAAGTGCTGGCCTGGTGTCTGGTCTGAGGCTTCCTTACCGTGGTATGCCTTTGGCAGCGGGACCGAGGTCACCATCTCAG GTCGGCCCAAGTCCGCACCCTCGGTCACCCTGTTCCCGCCCTCCACGGAGGAGCTCAGCACCAACACGGCCACCCTGGTGTGTCTCATCAGCGACTTCTACCCGGGCAACGTGACCGTGGCCTGGAAGGCAGATGGCACCCCCATCACCCGGGGCGTAGTGACCAGCCAGGCCTCCAAACAGAGCAACAGCAAGTATGCGGCCAGCAGCTACCTGACCCTGACGGGCAGCGAGTGGAACCCAAAAAGCAGTTACAGCTGCGAGGTCACGCACGAGGGGAGCACCGTGACGAAGACAGTGAAGCCCTCCGAGTGTTCTTAG